Below is a window of Pseudostreptobacillus hongkongensis DNA.
CTGATCTTAAAACTGTATATTTTTTAGTTTTAGTTGGTAAAGGCATTGGTCCCGCAATTTTAGCACCATTTTTCTTTACAACTTCAGCTATTTTTAAAGTTGTTTGATCTAATAATTTGTTATCATAAGATTGAAGATAGATTCTTTTTAATTTATTATCCAAAATAGTTCCTCCTCAATTTGTATATTTACAGTAAGTTTGTTAATTAGTCGTTAATATCAGCAACTACTCC
It encodes the following:
- the rpsJ gene encoding 30S ribosomal protein S10; amino-acid sequence: MLDNKLKRIYLQSYDNKLLDQTTLKIAEVVKKNGAKIAGPMPLPTKTKKYTVLRSVHVNKDSREQFEMRIHRRFIEIKESNNDILTALSSLSLPAGVSIEIKQ